In Triticum dicoccoides isolate Atlit2015 ecotype Zavitan unplaced genomic scaffold, WEW_v2.0 scaffold19149, whole genome shotgun sequence, one DNA window encodes the following:
- the LOC119344900 gene encoding zinc finger AN1 domain-containing stress-associated protein 15-like, translated as MAQESCDLNKDEAEILKPSSSTPSPPSPTTPPPPTAQIPEPQPPQSPPQPPAAQFLSRPCEVVHIETSRKRKHADAVSMAMAAAPLSPVLFVNRCNVCRKRVGLTGFRCRCEKLFCPRHRHSESHDCSFDYKTAGREEIARANPLIRAAKIIRI; from the coding sequence ATGGCGCAGGAGAGCTGTGATCTCAACAAGGACGAGGCCGAGATCCTGAAGCCATCCTCCTCCACACCTTCGCCTCCTTCCCcaaccacaccaccaccaccaaccgctcAAATACCAGAACCGCAACCTCCACAGTCGCCACCACAACCACCGGCAGCTCAATTCTTGTCCAGGCCCTGTGAAGTTGTTCACATAGAGActtccagaaagaggaaacatgctGATGCTGTGTCAATGGCCATGGCGGCTGCGCCATTGTCGCCTGTGCTGTTTGTTAACCGTTGCAACGTGTGCCGCAAGAGAGTTGGTTTGACCGGGTTTCGTTGCCGGTGCGAGAAGCTCTTTTGTCCGCGCCACCGGCATTCAGAAAGCCACGACTGCTCATTTGATTATAAAACTGCGGGCCGGGAGGAGATTGCCCGGGCAAACCCTCTGATCAGGGCTGCCAAGATCATTAGGATATGA